The genome window GTTTTCGGGCTGATCGGACGCCCCAGTTCTTCCGGAAGGGTTTCGAAGACGGTCTGGCCTCCGGAACTGACGACTTTATCGATCACATACGGCCGCATGCGGACTCCATCGTTGGCGATTGTGCTGAGCGCGGAAATCATCTGCAGGGCGGTTACGTTGAGTTCATGTCCCATTGCCAGACGGGTAATGCTGATTTTCGACCAGTTGCGAACCGGCCACAGAATCCCGGCTTCCTCCCCCGGCAGATCAATACCGGAACGAGACCCGAACCCGAAACTTTTCAGGCATTGATACACCTTCTGGTCTCCCATCTGCAAAGCGATTTTTGCTGAACCAATGTTACTCGATTTTTTCAGGATATCCGCCACGCTCAGCAGCCCTTCTCTATGCGAGTCGTGCAGAGCCCGTCCGCCATACATCCATCGTCCATTTTCACAGTCAAACATATCCCGCGCAGTTACATACCCACCATCCAGCGCAGAAGCAATAATGACAGCCTTCATCACAGAGCCCGGCTCATAGCCAAAGCCGACGGCCCGGTTGCGCATCCATTCAGAAGGGAGCTTGGGATCATTGTAACGATTCGGATTAAAGGTCGGCCAGGAAGCCATGGCCAGAATTTCTCCATTGCGCACATTCTGCACAATGGCCCAGGCCCCCTGCGGTCGATACTCCTGCACCAGTTCATCCAGCGCTTTTTCAGCGAAATGCTGCACCTGCTGATCGAGAGTTAAATAAATATCGGCACCGGACTGCGGTTCAATATCCACGGTTCGACGGCTGTAGATTTCGCGGCGATGACCATCCTTCTGGCTGACCCGCAACCCGGTTGTCCCCAGCAGATAGGAGTTAGCCTGAAGCTCAACCCCGGCACTGCCGACCCCTTCGCGATTTGAAAATCCGATGACATGCGCTCCGAGAGCTCCTTTTGGGTAGTTGCGCATGGAGGTTTCTTCGAAAATCACCCCTTTGAGTCTCTGCTGCATGAGCGGTTCCAATGTTTTCTCGCGCATATATTTATGAATTCGAACATATTGACGATGCGGCTGATCGAGCAGCTTCCAGATATCCGCTCGGCTCATAGCAGGCACTACACGATGAACCGCCTCGCATACTTTCTGAATATCGCCGTTCTCAAGAATAAATTTTGGATCGGCGCATAAGTGACGTGCCGCAATGTCCACCGCAAGAATATTGCCGCCCCGATCAAGAATCCGTCCGCGCGGACCGCGGGTTTCCTGCTCCAATCGACGGCCATTCTCAATCCGGGCCAGCGTTGCAGCAGAAGGCTTTAAATGCAAAAAGGCCAGGCGAACACCCAGCCCAGCAAACACCGCAGTCACCAACACGGAAGCTAAGATTGTTCGTCCCTTATAATGCATCGGTGTCCATTGAGTTCTTGCTGTTTGCCAATGTCAGCAGCCCATCTGTTCGTCCCCGCCGCACACGCACCACCTGTCGCTCGTCCGGCAGCTTCATGGCCAGACGATGATGTTTGAGCGCGCGTTCAAAGTTGGCCGGAGCCAGCATGTTCGACCAGCGGTCCTGCTCACTGATTGCCTGCTGGCGAACCGTACGGCGCTCTGTTTCAAGCCGTTTGATTTCCGTACCCAATGTATCGCAGCGCGCGCAGAGCCAGACATAGGACAAGCCGAACGCCATCACACAGACCAGAACCATTGCCAATACATTCGGAAACGGAATGCGCACTTCCGCTTTACGGCTCTTTCTTTTCTGTTTTTTCTTCATACGGGCTTCTCCCTTTCCGCCACACGCAGCTTGGCTGAG of Tichowtungia aerotolerans contains these proteins:
- a CDS encoding FtsB/FtsL family cell division protein, producing MKKKQKRKSRKAEVRIPFPNVLAMVLVCVMAFGLSYVWLCARCDTLGTEIKRLETERRTVRQQAISEQDRWSNMLAPANFERALKHHRLAMKLPDERQVVRVRRGRTDGLLTLANSKNSMDTDAL
- a CDS encoding peptidoglycan D,D-transpeptidase FtsI family protein; this encodes MHYKGRTILASVLVTAVFAGLGVRLAFLHLKPSAATLARIENGRRLEQETRGPRGRILDRGGNILAVDIAARHLCADPKFILENGDIQKVCEAVHRVVPAMSRADIWKLLDQPHRQYVRIHKYMREKTLEPLMQQRLKGVIFEETSMRNYPKGALGAHVIGFSNREGVGSAGVELQANSYLLGTTGLRVSQKDGHRREIYSRRTVDIEPQSGADIYLTLDQQVQHFAEKALDELVQEYRPQGAWAIVQNVRNGEILAMASWPTFNPNRYNDPKLPSEWMRNRAVGFGYEPGSVMKAVIIASALDGGYVTARDMFDCENGRWMYGGRALHDSHREGLLSVADILKKSSNIGSAKIALQMGDQKVYQCLKSFGFGSRSGIDLPGEEAGILWPVRNWSKISITRLAMGHELNVTALQMISALSTIANDGVRMRPYVIDKVVSSGGQTVFETLPEELGRPISPKTARLMRRLLARVTQPGGTGTKAAVRGYSVAGKTGTAQKVRPKEEGGGYYPRKYIASFGGFLPVENPAISIIVVADDPQGVYYGGTVCGPAFQKIADQSVRYLRISPQGFPTEYVSGLESAPFSEEVP